A region of Eschrichtius robustus isolate mEscRob2 chromosome 19, mEscRob2.pri, whole genome shotgun sequence DNA encodes the following proteins:
- the SELENOW gene encoding selenoprotein W has product MLRSGIMGVPVRVVYCGAUGYKSKYLQLKKKLEDEFPGHLDICGEGTPQVTGFFEVLVAGKLVHSKKGGDGYVDTESKFLKLVAAIKAALAQA; this is encoded by the exons ATGCTCCGGTCCGGAATCATGGGTGTTCCAGTCCGAGTCGTTTATTG TGGCGCTTGAGGCTACAAGTCCAAG TATCTTCAGCTTAAGAAGAAGTTAGAAGATGAGTTCCCTGGACACCTGGACATC tgcGGCGAGGGGACGCCCCAGGTCACCGGTTTCTTTGAAGTGTTGGTAGCGGGGAAGTTGGTTCACTCCAAGAAG GGAGGTGATGGCTACGTGGACACGGAGAGCAAGTTTCTGAAGCTGGTGGCCGCCATCAAAGCCGCTTTGGCTCAGGCCTGA